DNA from Desulfovibrio sp. X2:
AGGCTGTATTCCTTGTCCGAGAAGAGGCAGGTGCGCAGGCGGCCGTCCGCGGTGATGCGCAGGCGGTTGCAGGTGTTGCAGAAATGGTTGCTGAGCGGCGAGATGAGGCCGAGCCTGCCCGCGCCGTCCGTGATGCGGTACATTCGCGCCGGTCCGCGGGCCTCGTTCGCGTCCTCCTCGGGCACGAGATCGGCCAGCTTTGCGGCCTCTTCCAGGATCTCGTCCGCGGGCCAGCAGCGCGACGGATCCCAGGGCACGCCCCCGCCCATGGGCATGTGCTCGATGAAGCGCACGTCCAGGGGCAGCCGCCGCGCGAGGTCGATGAAACCGGGCAGTTCGTGGTCGTTGATCCCGCGCATGGCCACGGCGTTGATCTTCACCCGAAGCCCGGCGGCCAGGCTCTCGTCGATGGCCGTGCGCACGCGGTCGAAGAAGTCGCGGCCGGTTACGCGCTCGAAGGTGGCGCGGTCCAAGGTGTCCAGGGAGATGTTGATGCGCCTGACGCCGAGCTCGGCCAAACGGGCCGGCACGCCTTCGAGAAGCGTGGCGTTGGTGGTCAGACGCACGTCCACGTCCGGGAAACGCCCCCGGATGGCGGCCACGAAATCGAGGCATCCCCTGCGCACGAAGGGCTCGCCGCCGGTCAGGCGGACCTTGGAGATGCCGAGGTCGCGCGCCGCGGCGATGCACTCGAGCATCTCCTCGTAGGAGAGGATGTCCGAGTGCTGCAGAAAGCGCATGTTCTGGCAGGACCAGCAGTACGCGCAGCGAAGATTGCATCGGTCCGTGACCGAGAGGCGCAGGTAGCTGACCTCGCGGCCGTGGGAGTCCGCGGCCCTGTGGGCGTTGGTGGTCATGGGCGGGTCTCCAGGGTTTGCAGCACGGCCAGGTCGGCCGGATAGTTGACGTTGAAGAAGCACAGCGCGTCGTCTCTCGAATAGGGGATGTGGTGGCGCACCTCGGGCGGGAAGATGGCCGAGAGCTTGTGCAGTCCGCGATCCAGAGTCTCCTCCAGGAGCGCGACGGCCCGGGGCTCGTAGATGGACACCAGGGCTTCGATGAACCCCGTCTCCACCTGCAGAAAGGTGGTCATGAGCGCTCCCGCAGGCCGCTCGCGCCAAGCGGCGAGCAGGCGGAGGAGCACGTTCTCGTCGAGCAGGGGCAGGTCGCAGGAGGTCACGAGGCAGGATCGGCCTACGGCCCGAAGCGCCGTGAGCACGCCTCCGGCGGGCCCCATGCCCGGCCGCTCGTCCATGCGCCAAGGCAGGGACAACCCGTGGGGCGAGGGGTCACGGCCGACGACCCAGACCTCGGGCAGCACGGCGCACAGCCGGTTCACGGCCTGGCCCAGGAGATCGCCGCCCCTGTAGGGCACGAAGGCCTTGTCGTGGCCGAGCCTGGTGCTCTTGCCTCCGGCCAGGACCACGCCGCAGGGCAGCGCGGAAGGATTCGCATCCGGCTGCCGCGCGCTCACAGCCTGACCCTCGCGTCCGGATCGTTGAACAGGGTGAAGCGGGCATCCTCGGTGCGGGCGAATCCGACGAGCGTGGCCCCGGCCGTGCGCGCCAGGTCGAGGGCCGCGGTGGTCACGGCGGAGCGGCTGACGCAGAAGCGGAAGCCGCAGATGAGCGCCTTGGCCATGAGGCTCGCCGTGAGCCGCGCGGAGACGAAAAGGACCATGCCCGAGAGGTCGATGCCGTTTTCCACGGCCCAGCCCGCCAGCCTGTCCAGACAATTGTGGCGGCCGATGTCCTCGGCCACGAAGGGGAATTCGCAGCGCACCTGGTCGTAGGCCCCTGCGCGGTGGAAACAGCCCGTGCCGTCCCACAGCCCCTTGCTGCCGATGAAGGCGCGCATGGACTCGGAAATCTCCCCGGCCGACATCTGGCGCAGGTGCCGCGGCTCGGGCAGGCGGTGCGCCGCGCAGCGGAACGTCCAGCGTCCGGCCTCGCGCCCGACCAGCTCGGGACGCTCGCCCTCCACGCACCAGGTGAGCTTGGCATGTCCGACGGCCAGCCGATCCAGGTCCACGGGGTGGGCCCACAGACGCGATTCCCCCCTGCCCTCCAGCCGCACGACGATGCGCTCCTCGCGGCTGACCAGGTCCTCGATCTCGCTCGCCTCGCCCGCCTTCCAGCGCAGGCAGTCGACCAACAGGCCGTGTCCGGGATCGTTCATCACTAGAACCCCCAGGCCGAGAGCGTCGGCCGAGTGAGCCCCTGTCTGGCCGCCAGCAGGTCCAGGGGCAGGGACTCGAGATCGTCCAGCAGAGGCAGGGAGACGCGGTCCATCTTCCTGAAGTCCACGGTCTTTATATAGTTGTTGCAGGAGCGGCAGACGTTGACGTGGAAGCCCGGCTCGTCGTCCGCGTCGAAATATTCCAGCTTCTCGGCCCGCTCCTCCTGGCAGAAGGGGCACTGCAGCCGCCGCACGCGGTATTCCGTGTGGCAGAAGGAGCAGGTCAGGTAGCGCAGCCCCTCCTTCTCGCGCAGGCGCGCGATGAGCGGCAGGCTGCCGCAGACCGGGCAGTGGCCGTGAGCCCAGGTCGCATCCAGATCATTGTCCCGCGCCGCGGCTTCCGCCTGCAGCTCGATGGCCGGGTCCAGGCTGGCCTGCACCAGGAAGGCCGCAAGCCTGGGCGCTCCGGGCGTGAGCCCGGCCAGGCCGGCGAAGTGGCCCTGGTCGTCGGCGACGTAGCGGGCAAAGGCCTCGCTGCGGTCGTAGGTTCCGGCCGCCTCGGCCGCGCGCAGCCTGGCCACGCCCTCCGCCAGGGCGCCGCCCCTCTCCTCGAGCAGCGCGGCCAGCCCGTCGTAGAGCGCCGCGGTCCGCGCGGTGTCGACGACGAAGCGCTCGCGCGGCAAGAGCGGCGCGCCTTGCAGATGGCGCGCCTTATCCTCGACGGACAGTTGCGCCACGACGGGCACGGCCATCTCGGCCCTGGCTTCGAGCTGCAGCCTGCGGACGGCGGCGAGCAGGTCGACAAGGGGACCGGGGAGGCTCACGTTGGCGCGCAGGGCCTTCACTTTCTTCTCCAGACGACGGGATTCCGAGGCGAGGTCGAATGTCATGCGAAACTCCGGCAGAATGTTTCCTCCTGCATGGCGCATCTTCCCTCTCTTCGCCAAACTATATGACTTATCTTCAATTTGACACAAATATTATTTTTTTAAAATACAAGACACCAAAATGATTGATCTTCGCATCACGATTTTTCCCCCTGAGTGACAAACCGGAATCAAGATCCGCCATTTTTTCCATTTCCATTTCGTATTCCAGTGTCTTATTCGCATCGCCTTTCTCGATAGGTGCCAAATCATGCGCAATCACGATTTTTCTTGTTTCATCTGGACCATACGTCATTCTGGGCATAACTTGTCGACCGATACACAAATCCATCCCTCACGACCAACTTCAAGGAGTAACGACATGGCACGTACCGTTCTGGCCCTCATCCTGACGCTTCTGTGCTGGGCCGCCCCGGCCGCGGCCGGGCAGAGCATGCTCATGGCCACCACCACGAGCACCGAGGCGACCGGCATGCTCGACTACCTCATGCCCATGTTCACCAAGGACACCGGCATCGAGGTCAAGTGGACCGCCGTGGGCACCGGCAAGGCCCTGAAGATGGGCGAGAGCTGCGACGTGGACGTGCTCATGGTCCATGCTCCCGCCGCCGAGAAGAAATTCGTCGATGCCGGTTTCGGCACCGGCCGCACCGAGTTCATGTACAACGACTTCGTCATCGTCGGCCCCAAGGCCGATCCGGCCAAGGTCAAGGGAGACAGCGTGACCAAGGCCCTGCCCGCCATCGCCAAGGCCAAGGCGACCTTCGTCTCCCGCGGCGACGATTCCGGCACGGACAAGGCCGAGAAGAGGCTGTGGAAGGATGCCGAGATGCCCGTGCCGGACAAGGAAGCCTGGTACCTGCAGGCCGGCCAGGGCATGATGCAGACCCTGAACATGGCCGCCGAGCGCGGCGGCTATACGCTCACCGACCGCGGCACGTACATCAAGTGGGAGTCCAAGGCCGGGGCCAACCCCGCCCTGGTCATCCTGGTGGAGGGCGACTCCGTGCTGCGCAACCAGTACAGCGTCATCCCGGTGAACCCGGCCCACTGCCCCAAGGCCCAGAAGGAGCTGGCAGACAAGCTGGCCAACTGGGTGGCCACGCCCAAGATCCAGAAGGCCATCGCGGACTTCAAGCTCGAGGGCAAGCAGCTCTTCTATCCCGACGCGAAATAGCTTAAGCCTTGATTCCTGCGGGGCGCGGCCGAGGCCGCGCCCCGAATCTCCTGCAGCGAAGGTGACATGGACTTTCTGCTCGACGGCCTGCGTCAGGCCATCACGTTGCTCCTCGCCCTGGACCAGGCCACGATCTCGGCCATCCAGGCCACGCTCGAAACCGCGCTGCTCGCCGTCTCCTCGGCCGTTCTCCTGGGGGTGCCCGCCGGTTTCCTCATGGGCTACTTCACCTTTCCCGGCCGCAGGGCCCTGCGCCTCGTGGTGGACACCCTGCTGGCCTTCCCCACAGTGGTCATCGGCCTCGTGGTCTACGCCTTCCTGACGCGCCGCGGCCCGCTCGGCGACTGGGGGCTCCTCTTCACCATCCCGGGCATGGCCATCGGCCTCACCATCCTCGGCCTGCCCATCGTCATCTCCATGACCGCCGTGGCCATGGAGGGGCTGGACGACGAGGTCCGCCAGACCATCCTGACGCTCGGCGCGAGCCGCCTGCAAGCGGCCCTGGCCTGCCTGGCCGAGGCCCGCTACGCCATCGCCCTGGCAGTGGTCACGGCGTTCGGCCGCATCGCCACCGAGGTCGGCATCGCCATGATGGTCGGCGGCAACATCAAATGGTACACCCGGACCATGACCACGGCCATCGCCCTGGAAACGGGCAAGGGCGAATTCGCCCAGGGCATCGCGCTCGGAGTCATCCTGCTGCTCATCGCCTTCTGCGTGAACGTGCTGGTGGCCGTGCTGCGCCGCAGGGGGGCCGCATGAGCCCCGTCGCGACGTCGACGCCGGTCTACAGCCTGCGCGGCATAGAGCACGAGTACAAAGGCCGCCCTTCCCTGCGGCTGCCCTCCCTGGACGTGCCTGCGGGCACAATCCTCGGCCTGTGCGGCCCGAACGGCTGCGGCAAGTCCACGCTCCTGCGCGTGATGGCCTTCCTGCTCCGCCCCACGCACGGCGAGGTGACCTTCGCCGGACGTCCGGCGGACGACTTTCCCGCCCTGAGGCGCGAGGTCACGCTGCTCCTGCAGCGGCCCGTGCTGCTCAGGCGCTCGGTCTTCGACAACGTGGCCTACGGGATGCGCGTGCGCGGCCTGAGGCGGAACCTCGCCGAACGCGTGTCCGAGTCGCTGTGCGCCGTGGGGCTCGACCCGGCCGTCTTCGCCCGCCGCTCCTGGCGTGAGCTCTCCGGGGGCGAGGCCCAGCGCGTGGCCATGGCCGCCCGCCTGGCCATCCGACCGCGCGTGCTCCTGCTCGACGAGCCGACCAGTTCCCTGGATCCGGAGAGCGCCGAGCGCATCACCGCCGCGGCGAAACTCGCGCGCGACGGGCAGCAGGCCACCGTGGTCGTGGTCAGCCACGACCACGCCTGGCTGCGCGGCCTGTGCGACTCCGTGCTGCACCTGGCCCCCCCGCACGCGCAGCACGAGGCGCCAACCATGCCCACGGAGGGCAACGACATTTCGGAGGAACGCCCATGATCGCGGTCAACGTCGTCGGCTTCAAGAATTCAGGCAAGACAACAGTCGCCGTGCGCCTGGCCAGGGCCCTGGCGCAACGCGGCCGCCGCGTGGCCGGAGCAAAGTTCGCCCACTGCCGCTTCGACCGCGAGAACGCGGACACCGGGAAGCTCGCCGAGGTCTGTCGCGTCGTGGCCGGGCTCTCGCCCGAGGAGACCATGCTGCTCTGGCCCCGCAAGCGCTACCTTCCGGACCTGCTCCCGCTTCTCGACTGCGACACGCTGGTGGTCGAGGGCGGCAAGGAACTCGGCTGGCTGCCGCGCATCGTCCTCGCCCGCGAGGACGCCGACCTTGCGCCGCTCGGCAGCGACCTGGCCCTGGCCGTTTTCGGCGCGGCGGGCACGGGAAACGAGCCCACGGACGAAGACATCGAGCGCGCGGCCGACATGGTCATCGAACGGGGCTTCGCCCTTCCGGGACTTGATTGCGGCGACTGCGGCCGCGAGAATTGCCGGGAACTCGCCGCGGACATCGTGGCCGGACGGGCGGCGCCCGGCGATTGCCGTTCCGTGGGCGGGGGCTTGCGCATCACCGTGGGCGGCAAGCCCATCGGGCTCAACCACTTCACCCAGGATCTCGTGGCCGGAACCCTGCGCGGCCTGCTCTCCACGCTCAAGGGCTACTCTCCCGGGCCGGTGACCATCGAGTTCGACGGCTGAGGCGCGGCGCCCCCGGCGCCGCCCTCCCCTTCTTCCCCTTCGCCGCGGTTTCCCCGCAAAACGGCCTTACGCCAGCGAGAGACGGCTCACGCCGAGCACCTTGTCGAGAGACGAGAGGCGGTCGATGGTCGCGTAGAGGTGGGCCGAGTCGCGCACCTCGATGGTCAGGATGACGTCCGAGGTGTGGTCCTCGCTGGAGATGAAGGTGCCGGTGTCGATGTTCACGCCCTGCTCGGCCAACACCTCGGCAACCTGCGCCAGCGCTCCCGGCACGTTCTTCGCCTTGATGCTGATCTTGGCCGGATACGGCTTGTCCTCCTGGCCTTCCCAGGCGATGGACAAAAGCCGCTCGGGCTCGAGGTTCTTGACGTTCGGGCAGTCGGCCGTGTGCACGGTGACGCCCCTGCCGC
Protein-coding regions in this window:
- the moaA gene encoding GTP 3',8-cyclase MoaA; amino-acid sequence: MTTNAHRAADSHGREVSYLRLSVTDRCNLRCAYCWSCQNMRFLQHSDILSYEEMLECIAAARDLGISKVRLTGGEPFVRRGCLDFVAAIRGRFPDVDVRLTTNATLLEGVPARLAELGVRRINISLDTLDRATFERVTGRDFFDRVRTAIDESLAAGLRVKINAVAMRGINDHELPGFIDLARRLPLDVRFIEHMPMGGGVPWDPSRCWPADEILEEAAKLADLVPEEDANEARGPARMYRITDGAGRLGLISPLSNHFCNTCNRLRITADGRLRTCLFSDKEYSLRPLVRSRLGDRDHLARVLRRALLSKPVGVELLKARRQGAPVAERRMSAIGG
- a CDS encoding molybdenum cofactor guanylyltransferase, whose translation is MSARQPDANPSALPCGVVLAGGKSTRLGHDKAFVPYRGGDLLGQAVNRLCAVLPEVWVVGRDPSPHGLSLPWRMDERPGMGPAGGVLTALRAVGRSCLVTSCDLPLLDENVLLRLLAAWRERPAGALMTTFLQVETGFIEALVSIYEPRAVALLEETLDRGLHKLSAIFPPEVRHHIPYSRDDALCFFNVNYPADLAVLQTLETRP
- a CDS encoding formate dehydrogenase accessory sulfurtransferase FdhD; the encoded protein is MNDPGHGLLVDCLRWKAGEASEIEDLVSREERIVVRLEGRGESRLWAHPVDLDRLAVGHAKLTWCVEGERPELVGREAGRWTFRCAAHRLPEPRHLRQMSAGEISESMRAFIGSKGLWDGTGCFHRAGAYDQVRCEFPFVAEDIGRHNCLDRLAGWAVENGIDLSGMVLFVSARLTASLMAKALICGFRFCVSRSAVTTAALDLARTAGATLVGFARTEDARFTLFNDPDARVRL
- a CDS encoding formate dehydrogenase accessory protein FdhE → MTFDLASESRRLEKKVKALRANVSLPGPLVDLLAAVRRLQLEARAEMAVPVVAQLSVEDKARHLQGAPLLPRERFVVDTARTAALYDGLAALLEERGGALAEGVARLRAAEAAGTYDRSEAFARYVADDQGHFAGLAGLTPGAPRLAAFLVQASLDPAIELQAEAAARDNDLDATWAHGHCPVCGSLPLIARLREKEGLRYLTCSFCHTEYRVRRLQCPFCQEERAEKLEYFDADDEPGFHVNVCRSCNNYIKTVDFRKMDRVSLPLLDDLESLPLDLLAARQGLTRPTLSAWGF
- a CDS encoding substrate-binding domain-containing protein; its protein translation is MARTVLALILTLLCWAAPAAAGQSMLMATTTSTEATGMLDYLMPMFTKDTGIEVKWTAVGTGKALKMGESCDVDVLMVHAPAAEKKFVDAGFGTGRTEFMYNDFVIVGPKADPAKVKGDSVTKALPAIAKAKATFVSRGDDSGTDKAEKRLWKDAEMPVPDKEAWYLQAGQGMMQTLNMAAERGGYTLTDRGTYIKWESKAGANPALVILVEGDSVLRNQYSVIPVNPAHCPKAQKELADKLANWVATPKIQKAIADFKLEGKQLFYPDAK
- a CDS encoding ABC transporter permease; translated protein: MDFLLDGLRQAITLLLALDQATISAIQATLETALLAVSSAVLLGVPAGFLMGYFTFPGRRALRLVVDTLLAFPTVVIGLVVYAFLTRRGPLGDWGLLFTIPGMAIGLTILGLPIVISMTAVAMEGLDDEVRQTILTLGASRLQAALACLAEARYAIALAVVTAFGRIATEVGIAMMVGGNIKWYTRTMTTAIALETGKGEFAQGIALGVILLLIAFCVNVLVAVLRRRGAA
- a CDS encoding energy-coupling factor ABC transporter ATP-binding protein, which codes for MSPVATSTPVYSLRGIEHEYKGRPSLRLPSLDVPAGTILGLCGPNGCGKSTLLRVMAFLLRPTHGEVTFAGRPADDFPALRREVTLLLQRPVLLRRSVFDNVAYGMRVRGLRRNLAERVSESLCAVGLDPAVFARRSWRELSGGEAQRVAMAARLAIRPRVLLLDEPTSSLDPESAERITAAAKLARDGQQATVVVVSHDHAWLRGLCDSVLHLAPPHAQHEAPTMPTEGNDISEERP
- a CDS encoding molybdopterin-guanine dinucleotide biosynthesis protein MobB codes for the protein MIAVNVVGFKNSGKTTVAVRLARALAQRGRRVAGAKFAHCRFDRENADTGKLAEVCRVVAGLSPEETMLLWPRKRYLPDLLPLLDCDTLVVEGGKELGWLPRIVLAREDADLAPLGSDLALAVFGAAGTGNEPTDEDIERAADMVIERGFALPGLDCGDCGRENCRELAADIVAGRAAPGDCRSVGGGLRITVGGKPIGLNHFTQDLVAGTLRGLLSTLKGYSPGPVTIEFDG